A single genomic interval of Nocardioides nitrophenolicus harbors:
- a CDS encoding DUF1918 domain-containing protein, producing MYASVGDRLIVRSNRVGGPVRDGEVLQVRHSDGSPPYVVRWSDNGHESVFFPGPDTEVHHVAPGLAPDPGDDAG from the coding sequence ATGTACGCATCCGTCGGCGATCGCCTGATTGTCCGCAGCAACCGGGTCGGTGGCCCCGTCCGCGACGGTGAGGTCCTGCAGGTGAGGCATTCCGACGGGAGCCCGCCGTACGTCGTGCGTTGGTCGGACAACGGTCACGAGTCGGTGTTCTTCCCCGGCCCCGACACCGAGGTCCACCACGTCGCCCCCGGCTTGGCCCCGGACCCCGGCGACGACGCGGGCTGA